One part of the Vicia villosa cultivar HV-30 ecotype Madison, WI linkage group LG6, Vvil1.0, whole genome shotgun sequence genome encodes these proteins:
- the LOC131611436 gene encoding F-box protein CPR1-like translates to MFAFCFIFFFLFFTLLSKLFLTCRIQRPRREIMVTKIENLPQESLSNILSRLPAKELLKTRFVCKSWFNLITDPHFINDYYVFYNNLIYSQNQEEKLLVIHTPFISGVETFISLLSWNFSDPEKHVSSSLVKLPDEYISDHKYWTEIMGPCNGIYFLQGYPNFMMNLSLKQFKALPESHITYSDGTYSLTEFAGFGFDPKNNDYKVVFLKDVWLRKTDERQKGCWNVELYSLNSNSWRKLDAQDLPLPIEILSSCSQVYTYMNNYCHWWGYVEKYGSGIEDVVLAFNMVDESFRKIKVPKLEYSNSNSSVECFKTLVPFHESDTIGVVVYSLRGIEKCYDVWMMKDYWDEESWIKQYSVGPVPMISKFVGIYGSNGFLWIDTNERLVLYESEIQNTMDIHDYEKHDSIRAVSYMESLVLIERGRERSHQYFLCRLVQIIYRCFICMKFFLSFFYFKKYIE, encoded by the coding sequence ATGTTtgctttttgctttattttcttctttctatttttcacGCTGCTTTCCAAATTGTTCTTAACATGCAGAATTCAAAGACCCAGAAGGGAGATTATGGTTACAAAGATAGAAAATCTTCCACAAGAATCACTATCCAACATTCTATCTAGGTTACCAGCGAAAGAATTGTTGAAGACCAGGTTTGTTTGCAAATCATGGTTCAATCTCATAACCGATCCTCATTTTATTAACGATTACTATGTTTTTTACAACAATCTTATTTACTCTCAAAATCAAGAGGAGAAACTCTTGGTTATTCACACACCGTTTATTTCCGGTGTGGAAACTtttatttctcttctttcttggaATTTCAGTGATCCTGAGAAACATGTTTCTTCTTCTCTTGTAAAACTTCCGGATGAATACATTTCAGATCATAAATATTGGACTGAAATAATGGGTCCATGTAATGGTATTTACTTTCTACAAGGATATCCAAATTTCATGATGAACCTTTCTCTTAAACAGTTCAAGGCTTTGCCTGAATCTCATATAACATATTCAGATGGAACTTATTCTCTCACTGAATTTGCTGGATTTGGATTTGATCCTAAAAATAATGACTATAAAGTTGTTTTCTTAAAAGACGTTTGGTTGAGGAAAACAGATGAAAGACAAAAAGGGTGTTGGAATGTTGAGTTATACAGTCTTAATTCCAACTCTTGGAGAAAGCTTGATGCTCAAGATCTCCctcttccaattgaaattttgagttcttgtTCTCAGGTTTATACTTATATGAACAATTATTGTCATTGGTGGGGTTATGTTGAGAAGTATGGTAGCGGAATAGAAGATGTTGTTTTAGCCTTTAACATGGTTGATGAATCATTTAGAAAGATAAAAGTGCCTAAATTAGAgtattctaattctaattcttCAGTTGAATGTTTTAAAACATTGGTACCTTTTCACGAATCTGATACTATTGGTGTCGTAGTTTATTCTTTAAGAGGAATAGAGAAATGTTATGATGTTTGGATGATGAAGGATTATTGGGATGAAGAGTCTTGGATTAAGCAATACAGTGTTGGACCTGTGCCTATGATTTCAAAGTTTGTTGGAATCTATGGGAGCAATGGATTTCTTTGGATAGATACAAATGAAAGGTTGGTATTGTATGAGTCTGAGATACAAAATACAATGGATATTCATGACTATGAAAAACATGATTCAATAAGAGCAGTTAGTTACATGGAAAGTCTTGTTTTGATTGAAAGGGGAAGAGAAAGAAGTCATCAATATTTTTTATGTAGATTGGTTCAGATCATCTACAGATGTTTTATTTGTATGaagttttttctttcctttttttatttcaaGAAATACATTGAGTAA
- the LOC131613512 gene encoding uncharacterized protein LOC131613512 — translation MVTQSYADFTTNSANLFYLHPNENPSLVLVTPPLTDKNYHTWDRSMHITFISKNKDKFIDETLTKPLVSDPMFAPWIRCNTMVLAWIHHSISESITKSVLYINNVAGVWKNLQIRFSHGGFFHISDIQEDLYKFRQGTLDVSNYFTQLKVLWDELENYRPIPFFSCAIPCLCDYDDESLPDINNAFSLVIQQEREMDSVASSGVPYADSNKEVPALQVQTHEGNCASKQGTNPSRAKTQGSNAPRGNNRMWTHCGRTNHTVETCFTKHGYPLGYRNKAKPQGTSSSNAKNVSTASPQDSATPSFGFTKEQYDSILTLLQQSKSTPTVNSFFTYPFVMNTHSNNINGKNPYLWNLDTGATYHFSFDLSSFSTHKTIVPIHVSLSDCSQVIASISGTVDISPSFTLYNVLYVPSFNSHSKEMIDIASLHRGLYILDSTPSNFSIHNSSCCAHYNGLPSPLLESKCPYELLFKEPPSMIHLKYVHNLDDPHVETLTLSPSQQPSTTELSSFPDTNDNPTILYPQPNSSPTSASPTSASPMPHDVTSHNPISPVFQEDHPLNPQDNSTPPHTLSLPVRNSSRASNPPQ, via the exons ATGGTGACACAGAGCTATGCCGATTTCACAACGAATTCTGCAAATCTTTTTTATCTTCATCCTAACGAGAATCCATCTCTCGTTCTTGTTACTCCACCTCTTACGGATAAGAATTACCATACTTGGGATCGTTCAATGCACATCACATTCATCTCCAAGAACAAGGATAAATTTATCGATGAAACCCTAACTAAGCCGCTGGTGTCCGATCCAATGTTTGCGCCATGGATTCGTTGCAATACCATGGTTCTTGCGTGGATTCACCACTCAATTTCCGAGTCAATCACGAAGTCGGTTCTCTATATTAATAACGTTGCTGGAGTATGGAAGAATTTGCAGATACGTTTTTCTCACGGCGGCTTCTTCCACATCTCTGACATTCAAGAAGATCTTTACAAGTTTCGTCAAGGTACTCTCGACGTCTCTAACTATTTTACTCAGTTGAAGGTGTTATGGGATGAACTTGAGAATTATCGCCCGATTCCTttcttttcttgtgctataccgTGTTTATGTG ATTATGATGATGAATCCCTTCCCGATATCAACAATGCTTTTTCTCTTGTAATTCAGCAAGAACGTGAAATGGATAGTGTGGCATCTAGTGGTGTTCCTTATGCAGATTCCAATAAAGAAGTCCCTGCCTTACAAGTTCAGACACATGAAGGAAATTGTGCTTCTAAACAGGGCACCAATCCTTCTCGTGCTAAAACTCAAGGCTCCAATGCTCCAAGAGGCAACAATCGTATGTGGACTCATTGTGGTCGCACAAACCACACAGTCGAAACATGCTTTACTAAGCATGGATATCCTCTAGGATACAGAAACAAAGCCAAGCCTCAAGGAACTTCTTCATCTAATGCCAAAAATGTCTCCACTGCATCTCCCCAGGATTCAGCCACACCTTCTTTTGGTTTTACTAAAGAGCAGTATGACAGCATCCTGACATTGCTTCAACAATCCAAGTCCACCCCTACAGTCAACTCTTTCTTTACTTATCCATTTGTCATGAACACTCACTCCAACAATATCAATGGTAAGAATCCCTATCTTTGGAATCTAGATACTGGTGCTACATACCACTTTTCATTTGACTTGTCCTCATTCAGTACACATAAAACCATAGTTCCTATACATGTTAGTCTCTCTGATTGCTCACAAGTAATAGCATCCATATCTGGTACAGTTGATATCtctccctcttttactctttatAATGTGCTTTATGTTCCTAGTTTTAAT AGCCATTCCAAGGAAATGATTGATATAGCTAGCTTGCACAGGGGACTTTATATTCTTGACTCCACACCTAGTAATTTTTCTATTCATAATTCTT CATGCTGTGCACATTACAATGGATTACCTAGTCCTCTTTTAGAATCTAAATGTCCTTATGAACTTTTATTCAAAGAACCTCCATCCATGATACACCTAAAG TATGTCCATAACCTTGATGATCCTCATGTTGAGACATTAACTTTGTCTCCTAGTCAACAACCTAGTACTACTGAGTTGTCCTCCTTCCCAGATACCAATGACAATCCTACTATCCTATATCCTCAACCTAATAGCTCCCCTACTTCTGCCTCCCCTACTTCTGCTTCTCCTATGCCTCATGATGTGACTTCTCATAATCCCATCTCTCCTGTTTTTCAAGAGGACCATCCTCTCAATCCACAGGATAATTCTACTCCTCCACATACTCTCTCTTTACCTGTTAGAAATTCCTCTAGGGCATCTAACCCTCctcaataa